A window of Polyodon spathula isolate WHYD16114869_AA chromosome 22, ASM1765450v1, whole genome shotgun sequence contains these coding sequences:
- the LOC121296886 gene encoding cytochrome c oxidase subunit 6A, mitochondrial-like, with protein MAATGRFLQPLLRTFSAQSRQLSAAAHGEPHQAARTWKILSFVVALPAVGVCMLNTYLKMQHHSHEQPEFIAYPHLQIRSKPFPWGDGNHSLFHNSHVNPLPTGYEGGEH; from the exons ATGGCAGCAACAGGACGATTCTTGCAGCCTCTTCTGCGGACCTTCAGCGCCCAGAGCCGGCAGCTCTCAGCCGCCGCGCACGGCGAGCCACACCAGGCTG CGCGCACATGGAAGATCCTGTCGTTTGTGGTGGCGCTGCCAGCGGTGGGGGTCTGCATGCTCAACACTTACCTGAAGATGCAGCATCACTCCCACGAGCAGCCTGAGTTTATCGCCTACCCACACCTGCAGATCCGCAGCAAG CCCTTCCCCTGGGGTGACGGGAACCACAGTTTGTTCCACAACTCTCATGTGAACCCTCTCCCCACTGGCTACGAAGGTGGGGAGCACTAA